The DNA sequence GTATAGACGGTGCGGACGTTGCGCACCCAGCGCTTCAGGTCGGCGGCCACCTGCGCGTGGTCGGGGTTCTCGGCTTTCTCGACCGAGCGCACCGCCACCACGTCGCCGAGACCGTCGCGCACGACCACGAACGGCACCACCTTGCTCTGGATGCCCTGATAGACGTTGCCGAGCATGGAGGCGGACCCCACGAGCAGCGTCAGGACGAACATGCGCTTCCAGGTCCGCTCGCGGGCGATGGCGTCCCCGATCCGCTCGTCCCATTCCTGACGGCCGCGCTTGTAGATCTCGGTCAGCGGATCGCCGGATGCGAGGGTGACCGGCTCCTCCCGCCCGGTCTTGCGGAACATGACGTTCATGGCGTGCCGCCTTTCTTCGTAGCAGAAGCTTGGGTCTTCATGTCCTCGGCCATGCGCCAGGAGGCGTGGCCGAAGCGGTTGCGGCCGACCATGCGCTGGCCGACATCGTGGGCGGCGGCGGTGCCGAGATTGCGCGCCATCAGGCCGGTGGTCATGGCGGCGCGCTGGGCGAAGCTGGGCGACTGTCCGCCGGTCTGGCCGCGCTGCGCGATCTGTGCCTGGGACAGCTGATAGGCGGCCTTGGCGGCCATCCCCGAGCCCGCCAGCCCGGCGGCCACCGCGCCGGCGGCCGCGGCCACCGTGGCGGCGGTGTGCCCCAGATGCCCGCTGGAATAGGTCGACACGCCCATGATCATGTCCTGCGCCCGCTGGGGCAGGATCTCGGCCAGCCGCCACATGACAATCGGCGCGCCGAGCAGGATGCCGATGGTGGTCCAGTTCATCGCCCCGGCGGTGGCGACCGTGGTCGCCCAGCCCGTGATGATGCCCTGCGCCAGTCCGACGATCAGCTGGAGGACGAAGCGTTTTGCGCCGACCGAGATGGCGTAACGGAACTGCGCGATGGCGTAGTCGCGCGTGAAGGCCGAGCCGCCGAAGCCCATCATGATGATGCCCGCGTAGGCGACGAAGGCCGACTCCACCAGCACCTCGATCAGCTTGGCCGCGATGATGGCGTAGATGCAGATGTTGATGATGCCCGCCAGCACGAGCAGCGTGGACAGGCCCGGATTGGTGATGGTGATGCCGTTCCAGATGATCTGCCCCATGTTCAGGCCCGAGGCGAAGATGTCGGAGGGCGACAAGTTGGTCATGCCGCCGCCGGCGGTGCTGGCCCGGTTGGCCGCCTCGCCGAAGCTCGCCACGATGGCCAGCACGAAATCCGCCGAGTTGATCAGCAGCCAGTAGAAGAAGCCGATGGTCACGACCTGCATGACGGCGATTTCCAGCAGGTCGGCGAAGTCGACCCGGCGGGCGAGCGCGCGGCCGACCACCCAGGCGACCTCGATCCCGGCGAGGACGGCAAACAGGTCGAGCGCCAGCCCCTGCAGCGTGGTGCGCCACAGGCTCGCCTGCCCGGTGAAGGTCTCGACGATACCGTTCAGCACGCCCGGCCCGAGTGGGGTGGCCTGCGACAGCACGACCGCGTTGGAAATGTTCGTCAGGACCGTGGAGGGCGGCGCGGGGGCTGGCGGTGCGGGCGGCTGGACGGGCGGCGAATAGACGACCTGCGGCGTGCCGGGAGATGGAGCGGTCGGCATGTCAGGGATAGGCGGCAGGGCGGGAGGCATGGCCACCGTACCAGGATCGGGCTGCGGCGGCAGGGGTGCTGCCGGATCACCCGCGACCGGCACGCCGGGCGTGATCGGAACGCCAGGAGTGGATGGCGGCGCGACGATCGGCGTCGTCAGGTCGCCCGCCCCAGCATCGGCCACCGTGACGGTGTTGTTCCGCACCGTGTTGTCGTGGCTGGCGATCGCGCCCGACCAGAACACGTTGCGGCCATTGCTGACCGTGCCGTTCAGGTCGTTGCCCTCCATGGTGATGCCGGTGGCGCTGATGAGCCGCACGTTGCCGTTAATGACGTTGCCCGTCACCGTGCTGTCGCGCGCCTCGTCCCCACCCTTGAACTGCGGCGACATGCGGTCCCAGCGGGTATCGCGGCTGTCGCCGTACCCGCCGTTGGAGATCTGCACGTCGGCATCGATGTCGAACAGGTTGCCGGTGATCTCGAAGTTATGCGATCCGGCCTTGTAGGTGAGGCCGCTGTTCCCCGCCCTGCCCTTCACGGTGTTGTTGGCGATGACCATGTCCTGCACGGACACGTTATCCATCGCCTCCTCTTTCCACGTACCGTCGAAGAGGTTGCCGAGGATCATGTTGCCCGCGGCGCCCTCCATGAACTTCACGCCGTCGTTTGCGGTGCCGGTGATGCGGTTGCCGACGATGGCAACGCCGGTGGCGGGCCGGGTGAACGGGCCGCCGATATGGACCACGTTCAGATCGGCGTCGCCCTTGTAGCTTCCCTGCAGCGTGAAGCCCTGGACGGTGACGTTGGAAACGCCCCAGGCGCTGACCGTATGACCGTCCGCCGGGCCGACGATGGTGGCCCCGAGCGGGTTTTTCGCCTGAATGGTGATCGGCGCGTTCGCGGAGCCGTAGACGCCGGAGAGCGACAAGGTGCCGCGATAGGTGCCGTCATTGACGATGATCTTATCACCGGCTTGGGCGCGGCTTACCGCGGCCTGCAGCGGCTTGATGGTGCCGCCCGCGTCCGGCGAGACGGTGATGGTTTCCGCGCCTGCGGATGCTGGCCAGAGCAGCAGCGCGAGGGCGAGGACGAGGCGGCGCATCAGTAGCGCTTCCCCTGATCCATTGGCGGCGGGGGAGCCTCCATGAAGCGGCGCATCGGCTCATCGCTGAGCGGCGAGGAGGTCGTGACCGAGCATTCGGCGGTGGCCTTCACCGCCTGATAGGTCACCAGCCCGCCGACGGCGAAGCAGAGCATCCCGCCGAACACGAGTTGGAGCAGGTTGACGGTGACGGTGTGCATGTGGGTCTGCATGGCGTCAGTACCTCTTTCCGCCGGTCATGGGCGGCGGCGGCGCGGACAGGAAGTTGATAGTGGCCTGATCGGCCTCGGCGTGACGGGCAGCGTCGGCGTTCATGTAGGCAGCGATCGCCTGCCCCTGGCTCATCATGGTCTGGTGCAGCTGCATGGTCTGGCTGATCTGCACCGAGGCCATCTCGTTGGCGGCCTGCAGCACTTGCATCTGGCCGGTCGCCGAGCCGGACTGAGCCTGGATGGCCGACACTAGCGCCGCGTCGGACTGCATCTGGTTCTGCGCCATGCCGAAGGAGAGCTGCATTGCGGTGACGTTCTGCCCCGCCATCTGCGACCAAGCATTGTACTTGTTCACGATGTCGGACAGCCCCAGCACCTGGCTGGCCGCGGCGTCGAACTGCGCCAGCTTGGCCGTAATGCCGCCCGCGTTCCCGGCAAGCAACGCGCCGATATTGGCGAGGTTCTTGATCTGCTGGATGTCGTTCGTGACCATGCTCCAGAGCTGCTGCGGCAGCGCCACGGTGTTCTGGATCATGTTCAGGTACTGCAGGATCTGTGTGCGGTACTGCTGGAGCTGCACACCGACCGAATAGACCTGCTGGGCGTATTCCATCAGCTGGTGCCAGATGGTCGAGCAGTTGGTGCAGACCACCGCGATGGCATGGGCGGGCATCGGGACCGCCGAGGCCAGCGCCAGCGCGGATGCACCGCGCAGCAGGTCACGCCGGGAGATAGCGGGCATAATCCACTCCTTTCTGGTCGAGAAAGCGCCGGACCCATGCCTCGCCGTGAGTGGCCACCAGCTCGCGCACGGTCTTGGCGTCCGCCTCCGAGGTCGCCCCGGCAAAGGCGAGCGCCAGCGGGCCGAGGGCGAGGTCAACCAAACGACAGCCTTCCGGGGTGACGACGTAGTATTCGCGCTTGGGAACGGCGGTGCGAATGATCTCGATCTGGTTGTCGTTCAGCCCCATCGCCCGGTAGAGGTCGTTCGGACCGGGCGTCTCCGGCGTGCCGCGTTTCAGCGCCTCGTCGTTGGGCAGGTAAATCTTGGTTGGGCAGGACTCCACCAGCACGTCGAGCAGCCCGGACCGGGACGCGTCGGACAGGCTCTGCGTCGCCATCACGACGGCGCAGTTCCGGGAACGCAGCAGCTTCAGCCAGGCGCGTAGCTTCTCGCGCCAGACCGGGTTGCCAAGCGCCACCCACGCCTCGTCGAGAAACAGCATGGCCGGGCGGCCGTCCAGCCCCCGCTCGAAGCGGCGGAACAGGTAGAGCAGCACCGGCAGGTAGGCCTTCTCCTTCAGGCCCATCAGGTCGATAGTCTCGAACACGTTGAAGTGGCCGGTGATGATGGCGTCGGCGCGGGCGTCCAGCATGTATCCGGCCGCCCCCTCCAGCGTGTAGTAGCGAAGCGCGTCCGCCACGGACGCATCCTGCACCAGCACGAGAAAGTCGCTCATCGAGCGGAAAGGCTGGCGGGCGAGTCGCTCCAGCGCCGTGTGGGTTTCCTGCCGCTGGTGGGGCGTGAAGGAAGCTTCGGTCTGAAGCTGGTAGCAGGTCTCCAGCCATTCCTCCGCCCAGGCCCGGTCGTTCTCGCTCTCCAGCACGCCGAGCGGGCAGAGCGCCGGCGTGTCATCCCCGCCGATCTCGAAATGCCGGCCGCCGCAGGCCTGCACGGTGGCGAGCAGGCCGCGCTTGTAGTCGAACGCGGTGATCTGCATGCCGGGATAGCGCAGCGCCTGCATGGCCACGGTGGCGAGCAGGGTGGACTTGCCCCGGCCGATCGGGCCGAACACCAGCCCGTGGCCGACATCGCCGACATGGAAGTTCAGGCGGAACGGGATCGCGCCCACGGTCGCGGCGTGCATCAGCGGCGGGGCGGGCTGGGGATAGAGCGGACACGGATTGGTGGCCGATCCGGTCCAGATGCCGGACAGCGGCCAGAGATCGGCGAGGTTGGCGGTGTGGATCAGCGGACGGCGCACGTTGCAGAAGGTCTCGCCCGGCAGGGAGCCGAGCCAAGCGTCCATCGTGTTCGTCGTCTCGATGCGGGCGGCAAAGCCGCAATCGGCGACGTGGCGCACCACTATCCGCGCCCAGAGCTGCACGGTCTCCAGATCCTCGTGACGCAGCACGATGACGGCGGTGTACCAGCCGTAGCGCACCGTGCCGGACTCCGCGAGCGACAGCGCCGCTTCCGCCTCGTCGCGCATGGAGACCGCGTGCTGGTTCCTGGACGGGGCGGCCTTCTGGCCCGTCACGGCGGCCAGCAGGGAGGTGGTCTTCTGCCCCCACTTGC is a window from the Skermanella sp. TT6 genome containing:
- the trbL gene encoding P-type conjugative transfer protein TrbL, with translation MRRLVLALALLLWPASAGAETITVSPDAGGTIKPLQAAVSRAQAGDKIIVNDGTYRGTLSLSGVYGSANAPITIQAKNPLGATIVGPADGHTVSAWGVSNVTVQGFTLQGSYKGDADLNVVHIGGPFTRPATGVAIVGNRITGTANDGVKFMEGAAGNMILGNLFDGTWKEEAMDNVSVQDMVIANNTVKGRAGNSGLTYKAGSHNFEITGNLFDIDADVQISNGGYGDSRDTRWDRMSPQFKGGDEARDSTVTGNVINGNVRLISATGITMEGNDLNGTVSNGRNVFWSGAIASHDNTVRNNTVTVADAGAGDLTTPIVAPPSTPGVPITPGVPVAGDPAAPLPPQPDPGTVAMPPALPPIPDMPTAPSPGTPQVVYSPPVQPPAPPAPAPPSTVLTNISNAVVLSQATPLGPGVLNGIVETFTGQASLWRTTLQGLALDLFAVLAGIEVAWVVGRALARRVDFADLLEIAVMQVVTIGFFYWLLINSADFVLAIVASFGEAANRASTAGGGMTNLSPSDIFASGLNMGQIIWNGITITNPGLSTLLVLAGIINICIYAIIAAKLIEVLVESAFVAYAGIIMMGFGGSAFTRDYAIAQFRYAISVGAKRFVLQLIVGLAQGIITGWATTVATAGAMNWTTIGILLGAPIVMWRLAEILPQRAQDMIMGVSTYSSGHLGHTAATVAAAAGAVAAGLAGSGMAAKAAYQLSQAQIAQRGQTGGQSPSFAQRAAMTTGLMARNLGTAAAHDVGQRMVGRNRFGHASWRMAEDMKTQASATKKGGTP
- a CDS encoding transporter; translation: MWPLKVTRDQTIGLSDLLPWGMLADSGLVLTKRGSLLAGFYFRPPDAASASDEMQAYISSRVNEASLGFGTGWGSWADVASIPSSQYPPRHASAFPDPVSAAVDEERRRHFEAEGEHFENERVLVISYTPPLEQVAKLTDIFYSDRTTKRPTTFARLHDGVQRHLHRIEDQIGALVGLRRMQSYRVRDASGREAMQDELVNYLHYCVTGKPDALMLPASGCYLDSLIGGQEVHTGETPIIGGDYLCCVAIDGFPGEHFPNILARLSTLPIPYRFSQRMLYLDGPDALREIGRFKRKWGQKTTSLLAAVTGQKAAPSRNQHAVSMRDEAEAALSLAESGTVRYGWYTAVIVLRHEDLETVQLWARIVVRHVADCGFAARIETTNTMDAWLGSLPGETFCNVRRPLIHTANLADLWPLSGIWTGSATNPCPLYPQPAPPLMHAATVGAIPFRLNFHVGDVGHGLVFGPIGRGKSTLLATVAMQALRYPGMQITAFDYKRGLLATVQACGGRHFEIGGDDTPALCPLGVLESENDRAWAEEWLETCYQLQTEASFTPHQRQETHTALERLARQPFRSMSDFLVLVQDASVADALRYYTLEGAAGYMLDARADAIITGHFNVFETIDLMGLKEKAYLPVLLYLFRRFERGLDGRPAMLFLDEAWVALGNPVWREKLRAWLKLLRSRNCAVVMATQSLSDASRSGLLDVLVESCPTKIYLPNDEALKRGTPETPGPNDLYRAMGLNDNQIEIIRTAVPKREYYVVTPEGCRLVDLALGPLALAFAGATSEADAKTVRELVATHGEAWVRRFLDQKGVDYARYLPA
- the trbJ gene encoding P-type conjugative transfer protein TrbJ → MPAISRRDLLRGASALALASAVPMPAHAIAVVCTNCSTIWHQLMEYAQQVYSVGVQLQQYRTQILQYLNMIQNTVALPQQLWSMVTNDIQQIKNLANIGALLAGNAGGITAKLAQFDAAASQVLGLSDIVNKYNAWSQMAGQNVTAMQLSFGMAQNQMQSDAALVSAIQAQSGSATGQMQVLQAANEMASVQISQTMQLHQTMMSQGQAIAAYMNADAARHAEADQATINFLSAPPPPMTGGKRY